Proteins co-encoded in one Prunus persica cultivar Lovell chromosome G6, Prunus_persica_NCBIv2, whole genome shotgun sequence genomic window:
- the LOC109949671 gene encoding uncharacterized protein LOC109949671 has translation MSSNPFLEQVRSSFQRSRSLNAGPSLQPNRVISEIQNRLERELATAKEQAIATFEGLAIHTDLPGSSPSNSESSSNQEEEEMAANELMGDLDIPTIPASPSSILLPTAARNYELKSSHLNMLPSFYGLPNEDPLTHIKDIFNVVSSFPLTGVTEEQLRMRVFPYPLKDKAKYWLNSLKPGSLMTWGAIQKKFLEKYFSTQKTDMLRDKIFLFAQQDDESFCEAWERFNGLLNQCPHHGIPLKLQMRMFYKGLTPSSHNIVTNFAGGSYKTKTPEETYELFEEIAMETQHTDTRGKRIAGGSNDSSSVQISKLEQKLDALLALNSRNPLKELCSICETHDHPTISCPFGAAYPEFVQEQAKLVNSYNRGPINDPYSQSYNPGWRNHPNFSWRNTQNQANPPSLQRPQQSSSLEDIVKQMAINQNNFQQTTQAAISKLEVQLGQIATEIAQREPGKWPSQTVINPKNQEAKAVHVLRSG, from the exons ATGTCTAGTAATCCTTTCCTTGAACAAGTGAGGTCTTCATTCCAACGTTCGAGATCTTTGAACGCAGGGCCATCTTTGCAACCAAACCGGGTGATCTCTGAAATTCAGAATCGTCTAGAAAGAGAGTTAGCAACTGCAAAAGAGCAAGCCATTGCCACATTTGAAGGTCTTGCTATCCACACTGACCTCCCAGGGTCTTCACCTTCAAATTCGGAATCAAGTTcaaaccaagaagaagaagagatggcTGCCAATGAGTTAATGGGAGACCTTGATATCCCAACAATTCCAGCATCCCCTTCAAGCATCTTGCTGCCCACCGCAGCTCGAAACTATGAGCTTAAATCTTCTCATCTTAATATGCTCCCTTCTTTTTATGGTTTACCTAATGAAGATCCATTAACTCATATAAAGgatatttttaatgttgtgAGCTCTTTTCCCTTGACAGGTGTGACGGAAGAGCAACTTCGAATGAGAGTGTTTCCTTACCCTTTGAAAGATAAGGCGAAATATTGGTTGAATTCTTTGAAGCCTGGTTCACTCATGACTTGGGGAGCCATTCAAAAGAAGTTCTTGGAGAAATATTTCTCCACGCAAAAAACCGACATGCTTAGGGACAAGATCTTTCTATTTGCACAACAAGATGATGAGTCGTTTTGTGAAGCATGGGAGAGATTCAACGGGCTGCTCAATCAATGTCCTCATCATGGGATTCCATTGAAGCTTCAGATGCGTATGTTTTATAAAGGACTAACCCCCTCTAGCCATAATATTGTCACTAATTTTGCAGGTGGTTCTTATAAGACTAAAACTCCAGAAGAAACATATGAACTCTTTGAGGAGATAGCAATGGAGACCCAACACACCGATACAAGAGGTAAACGTATTGCTGGTGGTTCTAATGATTCTTCCAGTGTGCAGATTTCCAAATTGGAACAAAAGCTAGATGCCCTCCTTGCATTGAACTCAAGAAACCCTTTGAAGGAACTGTGTAGCATCTGTGAAACTCATGATCATCCTACCATTTCTTGTCCCTTTGGGGCTGCATATCCAGAATTTGTGCAAGAGCAAGCTAAGTTGGTGAATTCCTACAACCGAGGTCCAATAAATGACCCATATTCTCAAAGTTATAATCCAGGTTGGAGGAATCATCCAAACTTTTCATGGAGGAATACACAGAATCAAGCGAATCCCCCTTCACTCCAAAGGCCACAACAATCATCATCGTTGGAGGATATAGTGAAGCAAATGGCAATCAACCAAAATAATTTCCAGCAAACAACACAAGCTGCCATCTCCAAGTTGGAAGTCCAATTGGGCCAGATAGCTACTGAAATAGCTCAAAGAGAACCTGGGAAATGGCCAAGTCAAACCGTGATCAATCCAAAAAACCAAGAAGCCAAGGCCGTTCATGTGCTCAGATCAG gatga
- the LOC109949670 gene encoding uncharacterized protein LOC109949670, translated as MDIPDLTWFKVLLLVAKHSSEDLYSMAGTCKLFVEMLNDPEVWRIVSLEKYQWHPEWYGFYQEKLVEFLQKCKEHNNPEIIYREAMFVVLSPVSGLKFRFPKQSFIENDRHPNAREVACCQSMRDYPFSQIGSEPSLIF; from the exons ATGGACATCCCAGACTTGACATGGTTTAAGGTGCTGCTTTTGGTTGCAAAGCACTCCTCTGAAGATCTGTACAGCATGGCGGGGACATGCAAGTTATTTGTAGAAATGCTAAATGATCCTGAGGTTTGGCGAATCGTGTCTCTAGAGAAGTACCAGTGGCATCCTGAATGGTACGGGTTTTATCAAGAGAAACTTGTTGAGTTCTTGCAAAAGTGCAAGGAACACAACAATCCAGAAATCATTTACAGAGAAGCT ATGTTTGTGGTTTTAAGTCCTGTTTCTGGTTTGAAG TTCCGATTCCCGAAGCAGTCATTCATTGAAAATGACAGACACCCAAATGCCAGGGAGGTTGCGTGTTGTCAAAGCATGAGGGATTATCCTTTCAGTCAGATCGGGTCTGAGCCATCCTTGATCTTCTAA
- the LOC109949669 gene encoding protein FAR1-RELATED SEQUENCE 4-like: protein MECEGQVTPEVRSELKPKLGLEFDCCDDVFNFYNMYAAEAGFSIRCSTTRTCTLTGELSLLEVQVGGLENVGFVKRDVYNYLRDVRGEVIGHDAELLKEHFMAMQEKNESFYFKMEVDSKGRMDSFVWLLEEFKKAMPGEQPKMIITDQDAAMSKAIAVTLSTTFHRYCIWHIFNKIIEKPGIGECFSEMCKCIWGMDKKEEFDAKGEEIITNYGLQDHT from the exons ATGGAGTGTGAAGGACAGGTGACACCGGAAGTAAGGTCGGAGTTGAAACCAAAATTGGGACTTGAATTTGATTGCTGTGACGATGTGTTCAATTTCTATAATATGTATGCTGCGGAAGCCGGATTCAGCATTCGGTGCTCTACAACGAGGACGTGCACATTGACAGGAGAG TTAAGCCTTCTTGAGGTGCAAGTAGGGGGATTGGAAAATGTTGGGTTTGTTAAGAGAGATGTCTATAATTATCTAAGGGACGTGCGTGGAGAGGTGATTGGCCATGATGCAGAGCTGCTTAAGGAGCATTTTATGGCTATGCAAGAAAAGAATGAATCCTTTTATTTCAAGATGGAGGTAGATTCAAAAGGAAGGATGG ATTCATTTGTATGGTTGTTAGAGGAATTCAAGAAAGCCATGCCGGGTGAGCAACCCAAAATGATCATCACTGATCAAGATGCAGCCATGTCAAAGGCAATTGCTGTAACTCTCTCGACAACATTCCATAGATATTGCATATGGCATATCTTCAATAAGATTATAGAGAAACCCGGCATTGGAGAATGTTTTTCGGAAATGTGTAAATGCATATGGGGTATGGacaagaaagaagaatttGATGCGAAAGGGGAGGAAATCATCACAAACTATGGGCTGCAAGACCATACTTAG
- the LOC18779822 gene encoding autophagy-related protein 13b — MASSHGNSHSEAAKMEQIITEFYAKSLHIILESRTPYMSSRNYSGEQALSSPSSSSSSSSSVRPRDKWFNLALRECPAALENLDLWRQSHLEPLVVDVILVQRPLDCEPVKCSPKRDLVRNLSLKERYPYCCNYEQEEFGCEAKSEKIIERWVVQYDSRKIRDTNSGSRRLSSNTLHSLYKKSMLLLRSLYVTVRLLPAYKVYRDLNSSGQIRPFALTHRVASFAEPFTCREEAAMQRFGFTPVDTACGRLCLSVLYCSSLSDVSSESSTPMSPQLIPDYVGSPLTDPLKRFPSLPVTGSVAHAFPPSSSFSRRHSWSFDHYRASPPSVSFSPSPTYSEPHALISNQSSRFPPTIMPPHPPETSLVYKKDTSFDEYSPAFSPSPSSASPSLPIFIPGSHHSKPLLQSESAPFSERTAKLANSPAFCNKLNLPLRGIGSGSSKTDKTGGFMEAGTAVEKFSSLGKDDARQYSEVKISSSSSSRSFPDDLDDSDFPCPFDVDDEDVTDPGSRPESFGKNVPLCEPHVPGGLFPIKKSQDAAVGALVRMLRKAPPLRQDNSNSVKFCPEIWGNSSQEPNQPFKGQASVQRDDSSSVISSGLITSKTTTVALEELQSYREMKNLLLGQGNFLLNFGSPSMDSQPLN, encoded by the exons ATGGCATCTTCTCATGGTAATTCACACTCTGAAGCAGCAAAAATGGAACAAATAATCACTGAATTCTATGCCAAAAGTCTCCACATCATCCTTGAATCTAGGACTCCATACATGTCCTCACGTAATTATAGTGGTGAACAAGCCCTATCATCgccatcatcatcctcatcatcctcatcGAGTGTGAGGCCGAGGGATAAGTGGTTTAATTTAGCTCTAAGGGAATGTCCTGCTGCACTGGAGAATCTTGATCTCTGGCGCCAGAGCCATCTTGAACCTTTGGTGGTTGATGTGATTTTGGTCCAGAGACCACTTGATTGTGAGCCCGTGAAGTGTTCACCTAAAAGGGATCTTGTTAGGAACTTGTCATTGAAAGAGCGGTATCCATACTGTTGCAATTATGAGCAGGAGGAATTTGGGTGTGAGGCAAAGAGTGAAAAGATTATAGAGAGATGGGTAGTGCAGTATGACAGTCGGAAGATTAGAGATACAAATTCAGGGAGCAGGAGGTTGAGCAGTAATACTTTACATTCATTGTATAAGAAGTCGATGTTACTTTTGAGGTCTTTGTATGTCACTGTTAGGCTTTTACCTGCTTACAAAGTTTATCGTGACCTCAATTCGTCTGGCCAAATTCGGCCATTTGCTCTTACTCACCGAGTAGCCTCTTTTGCTGAGCCCTTCACTTGTAGAGAAGAGGCAGCAATGCAGCGGTTTGGGTTCACCCCTGTGGATACGGCTTGTGGCAGGCTTTGCCTTTCAGTGTTGTATTGTTCATCACTTTCAGATGTAAGCTCTGAATCATCAACTCCTATGTCTCCACAGCTTATTCCGGACTATGTTGGCAGCCCATTGACAGACCCACTTAAAAGGTTCCCATCACTTCCTGTGACAGGATCAGTAGCACATGCCTTTCCACCATCTTCCTCATTCTCTAGGCGACATAGTTGGAGTTTTGACCATTATAGAGCTTCACCACCTTCAGTTTCCTTCTCACCTTCACCTACATATTCAGAACCACATGCTTTAATCTCTAACCAAAGTTCTCGTTTCCCACCTACAATCATGCCACCTCATCCACCTGAAACATCTCTTGTTTATAAGAAGGATACAAGCTTTGATGAGTATTCACCTGCCTTTTCACCCTCACCATCGTCTGCCTCTCCATCATTGCCAATCTTTATTCCTGGGAGTCATCATTCAAAGCCTCTTTTACAATCTGAGAGCGCACCATTCAGTGAACGGACGGCTAAACTTGCTAATTCCCCTGCATTCTGCAACAAGCTAAATTTGCCTCTTAGAGGTATTGGATCTGGCAGTTCTAAGACTGATAAAACTGGGGGTTTTATGGAGGCTGGTACTGCGGTTGAGAAG TTTTCCTCCCTCGGGAAAGATGATGCTAGACAATATTCTGAGGTTAAAATATCATCCAGCAGCTCCAGTAGGTCTTTCCCTGACGATTTGGATGATTCTGACTTTCCTTGCCCGTTTGATGTGGATGATGAGGATGTGACAGATCCAGGTAGCAG ACCTGAATCTTTTGGCAAAAATGTACCTTTGTGTGAGCCACATGTGCCTGGAGGGTTGTTTCCAATTAAAAAATCCCAAGATGCTGCTGTTGGTGCGCTTGTACGAATGTTAAGAAAAGCTCCACCTCTCCGCCAGGATAACTCAAATTCAGTAAAATTTTGCCCCGAAATCTGGGGCAACAGTAGCCAAGAGCCTAATCAGCCTTTTAAGGGACAGGCATCAGTTCAGCGTGATGATTCTTCAAGCGTCATTTCCTCGGGGCTCATTACATCAAAAACTACCACTGTTGCTTTAGAAGAGCTCCAAAGTTACAGGGAGATGAAAAATTTGTTACTAGGGCAAG GTAATTTTCTTCTGAACTTTGGTTCACCGAGCATGGATTCCCAACCTCTGAATTAG